From Microlunatus capsulatus, a single genomic window includes:
- a CDS encoding DUF192 domain-containing protein: MTRRPFGPGPDVLLRDGTPVAPVAVAQRTAERRRGLLGTDAVVGALWITRCPSVHMVGMRYPLDVAVLDGDGVVLHVGTLQPWTGLTRPRRGARATLEAAAGALAAWGVVPGSRLEVRRRPG; this comes from the coding sequence GTGACCCGACGCCCGTTCGGCCCCGGCCCCGACGTGCTGCTGCGCGACGGCACGCCGGTGGCGCCCGTCGCCGTCGCTCAGCGCACGGCCGAGCGCCGCCGCGGCCTGCTGGGCACCGACGCGGTCGTCGGCGCCCTGTGGATCACCCGCTGCCCGTCGGTGCACATGGTGGGGATGCGCTACCCGCTCGACGTCGCCGTCCTCGACGGGGACGGCGTGGTCCTGCACGTCGGGACCCTGCAGCCCTGGACCGGGCTCACCCGGCCGCGGCGCGGGGCGCGCGCGACGCTCGAGGCGGCGGCCGGCGCCCTGGCGGCCTGGGGTGTCGTCCCGGGCAGCCGGCTGGAGGTCCGGCGCCGTCCAGGCTGA